ATATTACCTATACCTGGAAGCGAGAGTTGATCAAACATGTTGTCCTGGATCCTGCCAAGCTGAATCTCAAAGAGATAAATTGAGAGGCGACGGAGTTGGCAGAAATTAAACAAGTTTCGACAGCTAATAGTAATCGCAGAAATTTTCTCTGGATTCTTTTTCAATGGATCCTGCAAGTTTTTTTTGCGTTTTGGCTGCGCTACCAGTCACGGGGAAAAGAGCATTTGCCAGTAGAGGGAGGAGGCTTGATGATCAGTAATCATCAGAGTTTTCTCGATCCCTTGCTAATTGGTCTCCCACTTACCCGTCCGGTGAGCTTCATGGCACGTGATTCTCTATTTCGGATACCAATTTTGGGTTGTTTCCTGCGTCGCGAATTCGTGATTCCCATTAGTCGAAAGGCGGCAAGTTCACAAAGTTTTCGTGCTGCCATTCAGAATATAGAAAACGGGAACTTTGTCGGTATTTTTCCAGAAGGTACGCGTTCAGACGATGGAACAGTCCAACGATTCAAACCCGGTTTTTTGGCTTTATTA
The Gimesia aquarii DNA segment above includes these coding regions:
- a CDS encoding lysophospholipid acyltransferase family protein, which encodes MAEIKQVSTANSNRRNFLWILFQWILQVFFAFWLRYQSRGKEHLPVEGGGLMISNHQSFLDPLLIGLPLTRPVSFMARDSLFRIPILGCFLRREFVIPISRKAASSQSFRAAIQNIENGNFVGIFPEGTRSDDGTVQRFKPGFLALLKRTECAIYPIGVAGAFRALPRGAYFLRLKPVRVVFGKPISAELIKQYCDRGAEKELLELTRQCVIECQQQAEEWINPVRTN